The Streptomyces sp. NBC_00306 sequence GGATGCGCGCGGGCCTGCTCGGGGTCGGGCACGATCTCGGCGAGCGTGCCGTCGAAATCGAGGGCGACGACCGCCTTGCCGGGACGGGCCAGAAGCGCGGCCAGGCCTTCACGGCCCGCCGGCGTCGACGGTGACGGCAGAGGATGCACATACGGAGAGCTGCCCATGCCACGACCCTAGCGGCGCGATCGTTTGGCGTCCCTGACACGGCGGAGCCGGTTGACCGTGACGGGGTCGTGGGCGAGGGCCCGCTCGTCGTCGAGGAGGGCGTTCAGGAGCTGGTAGTAGCGCACCGGGGAGATGCCGAGCTGCTCCCTGATGGCCCGCTCCTTCGCGCCGGGGCCCGGCCAGGAGCGCTGCTCCATGGCCAGGACGGCCCGGTCACGGTCGGACAGCGCCTGGTGCTCGGTCATACGGTCCAACATATCGGCGGGGTGTCCCCCGGTGCGGCGGTGCGTACGGCTCGGCCTTCCCGGGCCGGCTGTGTGGCACCGGCGCCGGCAGGGGCGCGTTACTCGGCGTTCTCCTCGGTCGTCGCCTTCTGGGAGATCTGGCGCAGCACGGTCTGCGGGTCTCCCTCGGGATCGACCGCCTTGCCGATGTTCTGCTTGACGCTCTCGCTCACGGCGGCCCACGAGGTCTTGCCGACGGGCGGCAGGACCGAGGTCGGCAGCTCCTGGAGGAACTCCTTCAGATCCTGGTGCTCCGGGTCCTTCTGCATCGCCTCGGACGCGGAGATCGTCACCGGCAGCAGATCGTTCTGTCCGGCGAAGTCGAGGACGTTCTTGTCGTCGAAGACGAAGTCCAGGAACTTGCCGATC is a genomic window containing:
- a CDS encoding DUF3263 domain-containing protein yields the protein MLDRMTEHQALSDRDRAVLAMEQRSWPGPGAKERAIREQLGISPVRYYQLLNALLDDERALAHDPVTVNRLRRVRDAKRSRR